TGGCAAAGAAATGCTATTTGCAAAAGATTATCTAcattaaaaatttccaaaagaattcCCAGATAAATTAGTAGAATAATGAGTGTTAGCAAGGTTGCTGGATACAAACATTAATTGCaacagagagaaacaaaaaattgATTGCAAAAGCAATgaccagaaaatgaaataaaaggaaattacttAAAATAGCATCTGTGGTAGCCAACCTCCAAGACGGTGATTCCTGCCTCCTAGAATTCATGCCCCTGTGCAATCCTCTCCCACACTGAATAGAGCTGACCTGTATACCCGTTAGGAGATTGCAGATGGAGCGTGACTTCTgaagctaggtcataaaagacactgtggcttctgccttgctctcttgaATCATTtgttctgggggaagccagccaccatATTATAAAGATGAATACTCATAGCCTTATGGAGAGATCTAAGttgtgaggaactgaggcctcctaccACAGCCAGCACTGACCTGTCAGCCACGTGAGTGAGCCATTCTGAAATCGGATCCTCTACCCCTACTCAAGCTTTCAgatgagtgtggccccagctgaTATAATGGACTGCAACCTCATAAGTCCCTGAGTCAGAATTATCCAGCTAAGCTCCTCCCAAATTCCCGACCCACTGAAACTGTGTGAAATAATAAACgttgattgttgttttaagccactaaattttggggtataatttgttacacagcaatagataactaatacaacatTCAAGGAATAAATCTAGTAAAGATGATGTGAAAGATTtatgtgaagaaaattataatactttattgaaatatatgtaAGACTTAAGCTATACATACGtaactttttaaagattatacATTCATGCTGATATTTTCAATCTAGCCCTATCTTTACTCTAACATACTTAGatacacttaggttgttttttaaaatctctcacCCTTTTCTTTTATAATCCAGTAAGCCATGTAATGATCTCTCCAGGATACTCTGGTATCTTGACCGGAATGGGAAGAGGATTTGCCTCTTCAGGGCAAAGAGAATTTGCCTATAAGAGGCAGAGCAAAATTAAGCTTCTTAGCAATAAGCGTCCTTTGTATGGTTCCTTTATCtcattgtttgtaaaaaaaaaaaaaaaaaaaaaaaaaaaacacaaagacttAAATAACATATTTCCTTCTAGTGTTGCACTAGTATATTAAATGTCTCTAACATCTCAGCCTGAGTTCATATTCCCCATAGTTCTAAAGAAGGTGGTGCCAGGATGCCAGCACTCAGGAATGCGCAGTGAGAAAACCTGCTTTCTTCCTGCAGCTGTTGGTCTTTACAATGAAAGTGACTCTGactctttcacacataatttgaAGCGTCATTTGATGACTGAAGGGGAAACCAATCTTAACAAGGTGTCTATTGAGCCCTGCACCATGTTAGAGGCACACTCTTCTCATTCAATTCTCACGACATTCCTGTGTGACAGATACTCTTAGTTACCCTTGCCTTATCATTGGGGAGATGGAGGtgcagagaggtaaagtaatttgtccaagttcacacaactGGGGAGAAAGGGAGCCAGGAATTCAACACTGGTCTCTTGAACTACAAAGCTTCTGCTCTTTCCACTATGTATTTCCCCCTGTATGGTGTCTGCCTTCCAAATGAAGAGACATCCACAACATGTCAGAGACCTCAGATCACCTACTCTGATATCGTCGTTTTACAGACATGAACACACTGAAGTCCAGAGAACAACTAGACTTGTCCAAAGTTACCCAGATACCTGGAGACAGAGCCAGGGTGAGAACACGAGGCACTCCCAATCACACAGAAAGCGCTGACATATTAGGACAAGCTGGAGAACAGCACTATAGGGATTTGGAGAAAAGATGGTAATTTTGAGCCAGAAGGCAGTGGTAGTTGAGCTGAGCTTTTGAAGTAAAGGAGGATGTGTGACTCATAGTGAAGAAGAGCATTTTAGGCCTCAGCAAAGCAGCAAATGGAAGACAGTCAGATGGGTGGGGTCAGTGTGAGTTACTGCTAGCCTGTCACTGACAGGAGAGACAAGGCTCAGCAGGAAATGCGGTCCCTGTCCCTCATGACTTGCTCTGCTCACAAACCCTGGTCTGTGGCTAAGAGTTGGCCCCTTGGAGGTGCAAATGGTGGCCAGAAGCCAGGAAGGTCCTTGAGGAAAAACTGGTCCAAAAATCTCTACCCCCAACAATTTTGTAAATATTACTCAATTCAATAGCCTAGGCCACCAGGAGACAGGCCGGGTCTTTCATCTAGGCTGTTTGAACCCCGGTCAGTGGCTGTGAcgaacaaaactttttttttaagtctgaaaAGATGTAAGTTGTCATTGTTGTTCGTGTTGAGGCAGGCAAATAAGCacgtcaaaaagaaaagaaacaagtccATCTGTGAACTTTAATTACAACACAACTTTTTATAAGGGTGTAGTAAGAAATGGAAAAGTGACTTAGAATGAAAAGGACTACCTGTACATTGTGGGAGTCCTACAACAGTCACTCAGTGGCAGCTCAATCCAGACTGAGACGGAAATGCCTTTGGTGGAGAGGCTGCTCCCCAacagcccctcccctcccaccttcaGGCAGCCCATGTGCGGCTCAGCGGGAGGGAAAAGCAGGGTGGTTGAGATCGGCTGAGCAAGAGAAGAAACAGCAAGGCAGATGCGTGAACCTCCAAACACACAAGGATGAAACCCGAGTCCAGTGGCCCACAAGCGCTATACCTCAGTAAAAGTCAATTTGAAGACACAAAGTCCTATTTCCATGGTGCCCTTTTTGCTAGTCCAAATCACTGTGGAGTTTCATAAATGATTCTTGGGTTCCAACCTTGACCTACTAAACCAGAATCCCAAGTGGCAAAGCTCaagaaaatgttctttttaaaatctcccaggggaaagaatagtctttccaaaaaaaaaaaggtactggaataactgaatatccacatgcaaaagaatgaagttggagggccggccccgtggcttagcggttaggtgcgcgcactctgctgctggcagcctgggttcggatcctgggcgtgcaccgacgcagtgcttctccagccacgctgaggccgcgtcccacatacagcaactagaagatgtgcagctatgacatacaactatctactggggctttgggggaaaaaaataaataaaattaaaaaaaaaaaaaaaagaatgaagttggatccctacctcataccttatagaaaaattaactcaaaatggatcaaagtcctaaacataagagctaaaactataaaactattagaagaaagcACAGAGTAAATCTTTgggaccttggattaggcaatggtttcttagatatgacaccaaaagcacaaatcactaaagaaaaaaatagataaaatggacttcatcaaaattcaagACTTTTGTGCTTGAAAGGACACtatgaaaaagtgaaaagacaacccacagaactgaagaaaatatttgcaaatctctatctgataaagaactattATCCAGAGTATATACAAAGAAATCTTCCAACTCAATATAACCTACCAAACgggaaaaaacatttgcaaatcatatatctgataaggggttaatatccaaaatatataaagaactcataaaactcaacagcaaaaaaatcccagtctgattaaaaaatggacagaggatctgaatagacatttttctgaagaagacatgTGGAcagccaacaggtatatgaaaagatgctcaacatcactaatcatcagggaaatgcaaatcaaaaccacaatgaggtatcacctcacacctgttagaatggctattatcaaaaagacaagaaataacaagggttggagaggatgtagagaaaagggaaccctgtgcactgttggtgggaatgtaaattggtgccgccactgcggaaaacagtatggaggttcctcaaaaaattaaaaacagaactgaaatacgatccagcaatctcacttctgggtatttatctgaagaaaacaaaaacactaagttgaaaagatatatgtacccccatgttcactgcagcattatttacaacagccaagctGTGGAAAAAATCTAAgtatccatcaacggatgaatggataaagaaaatgtgagatatgtatatatatatatatataatggaatattattcagccataaaaaaagaggaaatcttgccatttgctacaacatggatggactttgaaggcattatgctaagtgaagtaagtcagacagaggaagacaaattctgtatctcacttatatgaggaatttaaaaagcaaacaaaaaaacccaaaaaaccaagctcatagatacagagaacagattggtggttgcaagaggtgggggttgggggtgagggtacaaatgggtgaagggagtcaaaaagtacaaacttctagttataaaatacataaggcatggggatgtaatgtacagcatggtgactatagttaataatactgtaatatatatttgaaagtttctaagagaataaaccttaaaagttctcatcaccaggaaaaaaaattctgtaactatgtatggtgatggatttttttgtgtgtgtgtgtgaggaagatcagccctgagctaacatccatgctaatcctcctctttttgctgaggaagaccggctctgagctaacatctattgccaatcttcctcctttttttttctttcccccccaaagccccagtagatagttgtatgtcatagttgcacatcctgctagttgctgtatgtgggacgtggcctcagcatggctggagaagcggtgcattggtgcatgcccgggatccgaaccggggctgccagtagtggagcgcgtgcacttaaccgctaagctaagtctggatgttaaccagacttattgtggtagtcatttcacaatatacataaatatcgaatcattatgttgtacacctgaaactaatataatgttgtatgtcaattacacctcaaggaaaaaaaaagaaatcctgcaaTTCAACAATGAAGGTAAATAAACCAATtttgaaaatgggcaaagaatgtgaacagatatttctccaaagaagatatacaaagggCTAATAAGtatacaaaaagatgctcaacatcattagcttttaggaaatgaaaatcaaaaccgcaatgagacagcacttcatacccactagaatggctacaataaaaaagacagacaatacaaGTGTTGTAAAGGATGTAAGGTAAttgaaactctcatacattgctgcaattctactcctgggcacacccaagagaactgaaaacatatgtccacccaaaagcttgtacacaaatgttcacagcagcactattcattattcaaaaggccacatattgtctgattccatttatatgaaatgtccagaatagatagaTCCATGGAGATAGAAAGTAAATTAGAGTGGGAGAGGGTGGAGAGGGGAGTGACTGCTATGGGTACAGGGTTTTCTTTTCCGGGTGATGAAACTGtcctggaattagacagtggtgagACGTGAGTGCACAGCCACCATCTCCTTCTGCCCCAATATGCTGTACCTGGCCTGAAGGCTTCTGATTCCTTTCTTTGTTGTTCCCTGTGGAAAGCCATTGGCAGTGACGTCCAAGGGCTGCTCAGGAACTGCACTCCAGCTGATGGCTAAGAAAAGATACGATTCTGGGGTTAAAACTGTTCAGTATTCTGTAAATGCCAGAggtgttttaataaaaatatttccctgCCTCAGCAGACCCATGAAAGCTGGAGATGACATCGGAGACAACGATTGCCACTCTGACCCTTGGCCTCCAGAGTACAATAATACAAAGTGATTCATGATTCATCATCATAGTTAACACTCATTGAGCATTTATTATATGCTGGACACGCAGTGAATGCATGAAACagaatttctcatttaatcctcataacaaccctgatAAATAAACCATATTCCTATCTGAAGAGGCTAAGAGAGGGTAAGTaagttgcccagggtcacagagagCACGAACTTGACCCAGCGTGGGTGTCTCCCAAGCCCACACTATTGACCACTCGGGTGGTAAACTGCCTCCCAAGGCTAGGAGGATGCAGCCTCTCCCCGGCTGCTCCACGGTATGGCAAAAAGCTGCTCCAGGGCGAGTGGAACCTGGATCCCTCACCTGCCCCACAAGGAACAAGGCGGCCTGGGCTGTCAGCCTTTTTCTCGCGCACTGCACAGCGGCTCTGCTCAAACAGTAAATCTGACTGCTGTATTTTCACTTGTTGAACTCCAAAGCCTTTGGGTAAAGCCAAGATGTTGTGACACCTAAATGTGAGGGAAAATGCATTCAGCTTAGGTGCACTCCTAGAGAAAAAGAGTATCTACAATTGTGAACCACATCACTGCCCGAGTCTCAGTGGGAGGCAAAGGCCTTAGGAGGTGtgtagatttatttatttgtttatttatgggGGGAGGTGTTTATAGGGGGGGTCTAGGAGGGTGTGACAGAATAGAATCTAGATCATATGAACCTACAGCTAGAGAAAGATCCCCTCCCGCCACTGGGAAGTGATAACTCGATGAATTGAGTCACCACTCCTCAGTGACTTCAATTAACACCAAACTCCATTCTGATACCAGCTTTGAAAGATTTGAAAACCTTAAGCAGAAATATTACCTTGTTGGCACCTGTTTCCTAGGGAATCCTTCAAACACACCCGAAACCAAAATTATCCTATAATATAAaaacttcattttttcttcttgtatCTTTCACACAGACTAGATGCCAATCACTCTGGTCCAAAACTGAGCACACAGCAACTTAAAGCCACAGAACAgggaaaacacagaaaacatCGTGGGCACAGTGCCTAAGGTTGCTTTTTTCCTCCCCCTAACATCTTTATTGGGATATagtttatataccataaaattcacccacttACAGTGTATCATTCAATGGTTTTTTAGTATAATcatagaattgtgcaaccatcaccatcatctaagtttataacattttcatcaccccaaaaagacacCACATACCTattaacagtcactccccatccccttctccagctcctggcaaccactaatctactttctgtctctatggatttgcctattttggacatttcactacatgaaatcatataatatgtagcttctttcacttagcataatgatttcaaggttcatccatgttgtagcatgtatccatGCCACATCCAtgtccttcattcctttttgtggctgaggaatattccattgtatagatctatcgccttttgtttatccattcaccagctgatggacattttggttgtttcactttttggctattgtgactaatgctgtcATAAAAATTCACGTACAAGTTTTCATGtggatgttttcatttctcttgggtatgtaccCAGGAGTGGAACTACTGGCTATTATCCTGGGGCTGCTTCCTGGAGTTGGCTTCAGGAAAAGTACATTTGACATGGGCCCCTTCCCCTGGCTTCATTCTGCCCTCAATTACTACAGCATTCATCAGGTTTGGCTGCCTTCTCTAGGGAGACCACACTTGAGTGGTCAtcctttgtttttaacttttttaaaattaaaactactgttataaggtttttaaaaattataatagcaaTATATGTACACtgtaggaaaattagaaaatataataatcacaagaagaaaaaaaccaccCATAATACCACAACTCTGAGGCAATCATATTAATACCTTGGTGTATATCCTCCTACAATTTTTTCTATGTGCATATATACTTTAAGACCAAAATGAGTTCATTTTATCTTTGAAATTGCTCTTCAAACAtcatgagcatctttccatgttaaATATTCATCAATACTATTTTTAGGAAAAATCTCCTATTGCTAACCGTTTCagttgtttccttctttttttaaaatgactatACACAAAGCTAAATGTTTGAGcactttcttaattatttccttaggacaaATTCCTAGCAGTGGAACTGCTGAATCAAAACGCATagatatttttaaggctcttTGGACATACTCTCAGACTGCTTCTCAGAAAGGCTGTTCCAGTTaagccctccctccctgccctctcaCCTCCCAATCAGAGCTCTCTGCATGGCCTCCTGGCTGTAGGGGCACTTCCCAATGACCACGGCTGACAGGTAGACAGGCTCTTCTAGGAAGTGCATCAACAGTGCCCCTTGGCATCCGAGGACATTCCACCGTGCCAATTTGTCACTGCAGGACATCGAGCAAGTCCTGTCTCCCCGGCCTGGCTTCACTCGGAGCAGCCCCACCCGGTGATATGCAGCACCAGGCTTCCCTGAGTCTTCAGCTTCTCCCGGCACACACTTGGCTCCAGTTCTATAAACGTCCACCACTTTGGCACCACCGGGGGCCATTCCAGTGACAGGCAACAGTTCCTCTGTGGTGATATTATAGCTGCTGACACTTGGAGGGACTGGGCCGCTTTCCTGATTGCCAAAACTCTGATGGTGAGCCACACCGTCAGGAGTCCCAAGCTCAAGCCTCATCTTTTTGGTCACAGGACCATCTGGGTCTTCACATTTCCTTTTATCTTCAGGAGCTTCCAGGTTACCACTCGCTTCTACTGATGGGTTATTGGCCCAGTTTCTATTGACAGGACAGCAAGGCTGATCTTCAGACTCAAGCATGGGAATGATGGAAGCATCTCCACCTGCAAGAGAAGGAATTTCTTaaatcaatggttctcaaagtgaggcCCCCCGACCAGCCACATCAGCATCCcttaggaacttgttagaaatgcaaattcttgggacCCACAGttgacctgctgaatcagaaactccagaACTGGTACCCAGCAGTCTGTTTTAAAgttctccaggggattctgatgcaagctcaagtttgagaaccactgccttaacaaagcttattttattattaagcTTATTTTATCTATTCTCCAGCTGACCTGAGATGAATTAAGAACACTTGCCCCAATTTCCCTTATAAGAATCCTCTGGGACTCTTGTTGACGACCCTATCCTAGATGTAGTGAGTTTGAATCTCTGGGGGGAGGAGTCTGGAAAACTGAACATTTTAACAAAGATCCCAGGTAATTCTCATCACAGGAAGTTTTGGAAACACCAGtttagaccagggtttctcaacctccacattactgacattttgggccagataattctttgctgcaGGGGCTGTCCTGTATATTATAGGATGGTTAGCAGCCTCCCTGTTCTCCACCTGCTAGATACCAATAGCACCCTCCCAGTCTATGAAAAATAtctccagatgttgccaaatgtcccctgaggagCAAATCATCCTGAGTTGAGAGCCACTGGTTTAGAATGAGCACAGTTTCCCAAGTGCATTTTGTGGAATATCTCATGAGATGTCTTGGAAAACAAAAGTGGGCAGTTGATTTCATGGTTAAATAAGTTTGGCAAACAATGCTCACAATTTCCCCATCTTGGAGATTTATGTGCATATCCTCACAGTCAAGACTCTGCAGTAGATTACACAACTGGTGTTTCCCCGTGCTGGTTTAgagacttcttcttttttttttttgtgaggaagatcagccctgagctaacatccatgctaatcctcctctttttgctgagaaagaccggctctgagctaacatctgttgccaatcctcctcccttttttttccccccaaagccccagtagatagttgtacgtcatagttgcacatccttctagttgctgtatgtgggacgaggcctcagcatggccggacaagcagtgcgtcggtgcgcgcccgggatccgaacctgggctgccagcagcggagcgggcgcacttaactgctaagccatgtgGCCGGCCCCTAGAGACTTCTGACCTACTCTCTGCTTACAGGGAATCAAGGAAAACCAGAGGTTAGTAAAAAGCACAGCTTCTCCTTGAGAAGGGAGCTACTCTTTAAACACCAACCTCATGTGTGTTGCTTTTGTAAAGTGTGTAAATAATACATCCGTAGCCTTTATAACCTAAGAGTGGGAAAGGCAGGAGATGTAGAAGTGGGACTGTTGCCAGAGAGGCCAGCTGGCCAACTTCCAGAGATCTCACAAGGTGACAGTGACTTTGGAGAATTCACTGGGGCCCACCTCCCACTCCGAAGACTCGGAGATTTGATCCTGACAGATGCCTGAACTCGAGAGGCTGACTCACGCTAATAAAACTCACAAGTAAGAGTCCGAAGTAACTAACTGAGGCACTAAATTATCAATTAGTAATGAGGAATAAATGCCAAAGGAGCCAGATCGTCACATTCTCTAGGTAGTGTTCTTTCTTCCTGCAGACAAATCATGTGgaaagcacattttaaaagattACCCACGAGCCAGGAGAGTTAGATCAGTGGTTCTAGATTTTGATTTCACAGATCAGTAAAATTTccggaagatttttttttttttttgtgaggaagatcagccctgagctaacatccgtgctaatcctcctctttttgctgaggaagactggctctgagctaacatctattgccaatcctcttctttttttttttcccccaaagccccagtagatagttgtacgtcatagctgcacatccttctagttgccgtatgtgggacgcggcctcaacacggccggagaagcggtgcgtcagtgcgtgcctgggatccgaacccaggccgccagcagcagagcacgcacacttaaccggtaagccatggggccggccacagaagattttaagatcaacagagggCTGTCAACCTTTTATTCCATCAAGTAAGATCTTTAAAAATcctaattactattattttaaaaaaaaaagataaaaatcttataacctttaaatggaaagaaattagctttttaaaaaactcactaCATAGTCCTGATTTCTCTCACCTGGCCATGGACCTGTACACTCTCACAGAGCAGTACCAGCCTGTGGACCACTGTATATGTAATTTGATGAGGTGGTCAGGCTAGCTGTGATCCCCAGATGCATCTATCTCCACAATAAGGCTACACCTGCCACTGGGATTGGCTAGGCCttggctactcaaagtgtggtccacaagCCAACACCACTGGCATCAACCAGGAGTTGGTTAGAAATGCAGGacctcaggctccaccccagacctactgaatctgaaTCTACATTGTAACAAGATCCCTGGGTGATTCATATGAATATTACAGTTTGGGAAGCACTGAGTTAGGAAACATCCTTTGGTCCTTGGACCAGGGCACCCACTGCTAAGAACAGAGCATGGATGAGCCCTGCCTACCTCTGTGTGTTATTTTTCCGACCTTTGACTTTTAACCAACTCTTTTCTGATAGACTCATTCTTTCTAAAGCTATATTACATTTTTGATTTGAGTTATGATCAAGTCTTGACAGCTATTCTGTCTCTTTAGAGTGATTACCTATCTCTAATTGCATGTATTGGTTTTAAAGTTTAATACTCAGAGGACAATCTTACATCTTTATTTCAAAGTTTTTAGGGTGTAGACATTTTACTGCcatccctgagctgctgtctACAAAGGGTAGAAATTATTCTCAATTTTCAAGACAGAAAAACAGAGGATAGATGactccctgggccggccccgtggcttggcggttaagtgcgcatgctctgctgctggcgtcctgggttcagatcccgggcgcgtaccgacgcaccgcttctccggccatgctgaggccgcgtccacatacagcaactagaaggatgtgcaactatgacatacaaccatctactggggctttgggggaaaaaaaataaataaataaaattattaaaaaaaaagaaatgactccCTAGTTTAGGCCTGGTCTTCCTGCCTAATGCAATCACAGCATCTGAACATCCTCTTATAACTCAGCAAAATTTACCTTAACGAACCATGACTGTCTATACTTCCTAAAAGACTCTATGAGGGTAAGCAAGGGACTAGACTTATTCATTGCTATATACCCAGTATCTGCCCGACAAGcggcagaaaatatttgttgaatgaatgaatgaaataagttTCAGGATAAATTCCTATAGaactcaggcctttggacttctAAGCCCTGTTGTTGGTTTCAGAACTCGTGGGGTTTTATCTTTAAGCTTTCCAGTCCTGACTGGGAACTGAGAACTGAATAATTGTATGAGTGAGGCTCCCTCTGCCCCACTACCTTTCCTTGGTAGAGAAGTGATTAGGCACACTGGCCTGTTCACAAAAAGGCATTGTCATCAGTTGTAGCTACACTTCAGACAGAAGTGCTTTTTTGAGAAACATATCTATGGATAAGACAAACATAAGGAAGTAGACAATGTAACATTAACCTAAAGGCTTGAATATACTTACAGGGTGTATGGCTGGAGAAAAACACAAACAAGAGGTCTGGTCTGAGTTTCCATAGTCCTCTCTGAGTTCCTGGGACAAAGATGCTATCCTCCTCCAGGGCGGTGGCCAAGTGGAGCTGATGGAGAAGGTACCTAACGGGGACAGGATGCTAGAACGAACAACCATTCTCTGTGGTAAAGGGAAAGACTGTGGCTGGGTGATTATTAAGAAAGAAAGAGTTGCTGCAGGCCAATGGGAGTGGTGATTTGGAGTTATGAGAATGATCTAGACcactgattctcaaagtgtggtccttgaaCCAGCAGCATctggaatttgttagaaatgcaacttctcaggctccaccctggacctgctgaatcagaatctctgggagtgggcCCAGCAATCTGGGCTTTAACAAACcatctaggtgattctgatgtgcactcAAGCATGAGAACCACTGTCTAGACCAGTGCTATTCAAAGTGTAGTTCACAGGCCGACATAATCAGTATTacctgggagcttattagaaacACAAATTCTGGGGCCCCCACCCCAAGCTAAATCAGACTCTCTGGGGATGTGGTTTTACCTTTGGAAACTCCTTCTGGctatgacctcagcatggctatcATTGAGGATGTCTCCTGTGGCAAAGACAGGACACTAGTGAAGACATATGGAACCT
Above is a window of Diceros bicornis minor isolate mBicDic1 chromosome 32, mDicBic1.mat.cur, whole genome shotgun sequence DNA encoding:
- the ADAT1 gene encoding tRNA-specific adenosine deaminase 1 isoform X2, which codes for MWTADEIARLCYEHYGVRLPKQGKPEPNREWTLLAAVVKIQPAADQACDSPDKPAQGDILNDSHAEVIARRSFQRYLLHQLHLATALEEDSIFVPGTQRGLWKLRPDLLFVFFSSHTPCGDASIIPMLESEDQPCCPVNRNWANNPSVEASGNLEAPEDKRKCEDPDGPVTKKMRLELGTPDGVAHHQSFGNQESGPVPPSVSSYNITTEELLPVTGMAPGGAKVVDVYRTGAKCVPGEAEDSGKPGAAYHRVGLLRVKPGRGDRTCSMSCSDKLARWNVLGCQGALLMHFLEEPVYLSAVVIGKCPYSQEAMQRALIGRCHNILALPKGFGVQQVKIQQSDLLFEQSRCAVREKKADSPGRLVPCGAAISWSAVPEQPLDVTANGFPQGTTKKGIRSLQARSRISKVELFRSFQKLLSSISEDKWPDSLRMQKLETYQEYKEAASAYQEAWSALRKQAFGSWIRNPPDYHQFK
- the ADAT1 gene encoding tRNA-specific adenosine deaminase 1 isoform X1 — protein: MWTADEIARLCYEHYGVRLPKQGKPEPNREWTLLAAVVKIQPAADQACDSPDKPAQATKEVVSMGTGTKCIGQSKMRKSGDILNDSHAEVIARRSFQRYLLHQLHLATALEEDSIFVPGTQRGLWKLRPDLLFVFFSSHTPCGDASIIPMLESEDQPCCPVNRNWANNPSVEASGNLEAPEDKRKCEDPDGPVTKKMRLELGTPDGVAHHQSFGNQESGPVPPSVSSYNITTEELLPVTGMAPGGAKVVDVYRTGAKCVPGEAEDSGKPGAAYHRVGLLRVKPGRGDRTCSMSCSDKLARWNVLGCQGALLMHFLEEPVYLSAVVIGKCPYSQEAMQRALIGRCHNILALPKGFGVQQVKIQQSDLLFEQSRCAVREKKADSPGRLVPCGAAISWSAVPEQPLDVTANGFPQGTTKKGIRSLQARSRISKVELFRSFQKLLSSISEDKWPDSLRMQKLETYQEYKEAASAYQEAWSALRKQAFGSWIRNPPDYHQFK
- the ADAT1 gene encoding tRNA-specific adenosine deaminase 1 isoform X4 gives rise to the protein MWTADEIARLCYEHYGVRLPKQGKPEPNREWTLLAAVVKIQPAADQACDSPDKPAQATKEVVSMGTGTKCIGQSKMRKSGDILNDSHAEVIARRSFQRYLLHQLHLATALEEDSIFVPGTQRGLWKLRPDLLFVFFSSHTPCGDASIIPMLESEDQPCCPVNRNWANNPSVEASGNLEAPEDKRKCEDPDGPVTKKMRLELGTPDGVAHHQSFGNQESGPVPPSVSSYNITTEELLPVTGMAPGGAKVVDVYRTGAKCVPGEAEDSGKPGAAYHRVGLLRVKPGRGDRTCSMSCSDKLARWNVLGCQGALLMHFLEEPVYLSAVVIGKCPYSQEAMQRALIGRCHNILALPKGFGVQQVKIQQSDLLFEQSRCAVREKKADSPGRLVPCGAAISWSAVPEQPLDVTANGFPQGTTKKGIRSLQARQILFALKRQILFPFRSRYQSILERSLHGLLDYKRKG
- the ADAT1 gene encoding tRNA-specific adenosine deaminase 1 isoform X5 is translated as MWTADEIARLCYEHYGVRLPKQGKPEPNREWTLLAAVVKIQPAADQACDSPDKPAQATKEVVSMGTGTKCIGQSKMRKSGDILNDSHAEVIARRSFQRYLLHQLHLATALEEDSIFVPGTQRGLWKLRPDLLFVFFSSHTPCGDASIIPMLESEDQPCCPVNRNWANNPSVEASGNLEAPEDKRKCEDPDGPVTKKMRLELGTPDGVAHHQSFGNQESGPVPPSVSSYNITTEELLPVTGMAPGGAKVVDVYRTGAKCVPGEAEDSGKPGAAYHRVGLLRVKPGRGDRTCSMSCSDKLARWNVLGCQGALLMHFLEEPVYLSAVVIGKCPYSQEAMQRALIGRSRISKVELFRSFQKLLSSISEDKWPDSLRMQKLETYQEYKEAASAYQEAWSALRKQAFGSWIRNPPDYHQFK
- the ADAT1 gene encoding tRNA-specific adenosine deaminase 1 isoform X3 → MWTADEIARLCYEHYGVRLPKQGKPEPNREWTLLAAVVKIQPAADQACDSPDKPAQATKEVVSMGTGTKCIGQSKMRKSGDILNDSHAEVIARRSFQRYLLHQLHLATALEEDSIFVPGTQRGLWKLRPDLLFVFFSSHTPCGDASIIPMLESEDQPCCPVNRNWANNPSVEASGNLEAPEDKRKCEDPDGPVTKKMRLELGTPDGVAHHQSFGNQESGPVPPSVSSYNITTEELLPVTGMAPGGAKVVDVYRTGAKCVPGEAEDSGKPGAAYHRVGLLRVKPGRGDRTCSMSCSDKLARWNVLGCQGALLMHFLEEPVYLSAVVIGKCPYSQEAMQRALIGRCHNILALPKGFGVQQVKIQQSDLLFEQSRCAVREKKADSPGRLVPCGAAISWSAVPEQPLDVTANGFPQGTTKKGIRSLQARSRISKVELFRSFQKLLSSISEDKWPDSLRCWRRMKE